The following are encoded together in the Montipora capricornis isolate CH-2021 chromosome 5, ASM3666992v2, whole genome shotgun sequence genome:
- the LOC138048441 gene encoding uncharacterized protein has protein sequence MSLHPYRDEELNHFKCLSLVLNEFPNALRQTFKTMWDTTIGHRPGYQLWDDSTAVRILFLSTEGGTTKVPTNQSYNEWDCTALFQATIYATSFSMLYRTLSDLYVKPRVIPHGSFHGSVLSPVGDNAETFALAIDQLRRLRNTVCHSSRLEMDKATFDQNIQYAKDAFKALGISIASIDAFGSLTASDFPIAEVRKLEQQVREEKQAHIKCLESRNADMEKIEESLAAIEQKVESLTASKEEVAMPEQRVVEHMNSAEEGLRMQQEDISALGKEIHKLKKKEEERDTETENTDIKPTVPRSRLPSMVPNFTGRQSECQEIVDLVSSEHTRIVTIWGSPGFGKTSVAIAVGHKLQSRGFPVCFLSSRGLQTKADLISKLFSLARQPTTSQRPVPQPLSLEDELIETLGNISDSLVFILDNVDDLLESGIPKVKEDVLQLFEEILMQNEKITLVVTTRESFEFMNLNFQGHKSIRIRPLDDASSHAIVHELVPNASPDDCARIAQICGCVPLAMMLMCSLVCEDDVQTSQCLNEITESATERIVDILDNPDYPANQRIKLLYEKSFLRLSPAEKEAFVSLSILPGCFTTDLASAVLNVTGVIETKKMLQRLRRKSLLDSNSHSGNFAMHKLLQSFAKEAGEQRMEEIVAIAKCRFHAYFISRFDKLNEEFLDCHSMDAFVAFYEEKQLFIESLVDGCTDPRIAENVFKVLIKAEMFLDSLFWCSTESYNFDNIYDSALKSASALGNIHYQRHLLVSKAFAEITWGAEGNAIQLLKKSYEVESTSCSGAHDERSKYLFIFHIRKAAKNFFDTDTQQFVINPALRILNDLQINSKTPFSLFHFCGNVMALLKSTFTEEGIVGGSGFEESVAPHQATLEQFKHSSSGPEGKVDSTVTFPSQECNQPLAKFYQDFGELHQSKKNYSKALYFKTCALNIILRTNRQEENAFLAHSYHSLGETQYSLGDFTSAFHSAKRALEVRIKVFGEHHASTAGSYNLLAVTQHSLGDFTSALQSAKRALQASIKVFGEDHARTADSYHLLGVIQNSLDYFTSALQSTKRALQVRINVFGEDHASTADSYNLLGVTQHSLGDFTPALQSAKRALQVRIKLFGEDHASTADSYDSLGVTQHSLGDFTSALQSAKLALQVRIKLFGEDHASTADSYDLLGVTQHSLGDFTSALQSAKRALQVRIKVFGEDHASTADSYHLLGVIQNSLGDFTSALQSAKRALQVRIKVIGDDHESTADSYHLLGVTQHSLGDFTSALQSAKRALQVRIKLFGEDHASTADSYNSLEVTQNSLGDFTSALQSAKRALQVRMKVFGEDHASTADSYDSLGVTQHSLGDFTSALQSAKRALQVRINLFGEDHASTADSYDSLGVTQYSLGDFTSALQSAKRALQVRIKVFGEDHASTADSYDSLGVTQHSLGDFTSALQSAKRALQVRIKLFGEDHASTADSYDLLGVTQHSLGDFTSALQSAKRALQVRIKVFGEDHASTADSYHLLGVIQNSLGDFTSALQSAKRALQVRIKVFGEDHASTADSYHLLGVTQHSLRDFTSALQSAKRALQVRIKVFGEDHASTADSYHLLGVTQNSLGDFTSALPFAKRAVQVRIKLFGEDHASTADSYHELGVTQHSLGDFTSALQSAKRALQVRIKVFGEDHASTADSYDSLGVTQHSLGDFTSALQSSKRALQVRIKVFLKNLVRDRKRVFVFSLHAIQYPFIV, from the exons ATGTCCTTGCACCCTTATCGTGACGAGGAGTTAAATCATTTCAAGTGTTTGTCTCTGGTTTTAAATGAATTCCCAAACGCTTTACGTCAGACTTTTAAGACGATGTGGGACACCACCATTGGGCATCGCCCTGGATACCAGCTTTGGGATGACTCCACTGCTGTGAGAATTCTCTTTCTCTCTACAGAGGGAGGGACAACTAAAGTTCCTACCAACCAGTCGTACAATGAATGGGATTGCACTGCCTTATTCCAGGCTACTATCTATGCAACATCCTTCAGCATGCTTTACAGAACACTTAGTGATTTGTATGTGAAGCCCCGAGTTATTCCTCATGGAAGTTTCCATGGATCTGTGTTAAGCCCTGTAGGTGATAATGCCGAAACCTTTGCACTGGCCATTGATCAGCTTCGGCGTTTGAGGAATACGGTTTGTCATTCCTCTCGCTTGGAGATGGACAAAGCAACATTTGACCAGAACATTCAGTATGCTAAAGACGCGTTCAAAGCTCTGGGAATTTCAATTGCATCGATTGATGCCTTTGGAAGTTTGACTGCATCTGACTTTCCAATAGCAGAAGTCCGTAAGTTGGAACAACAGGTAAGGGAAGAGAAGCAAGCACACATAAAATGTTTAGAGAGCAGAAATGCAGATATGGAAAAGATTGAGGAGTCCTTAGCAGCCATAGAACAGAAAGTGGAAAGCCTCACTGCCAGCAAAGAAGAGGTCGCTATGCCAGAGCAAAGGGTTGTGGAGCATATGAATTCAGCTGAGGAGGGCTTGAGGATGCAACAGGAAGATATAAGTGCGTTAGGGAAGGAGATCCATAAACTAAAAAAGAAGGAAGAggaacgagatacagaaacagaaaatacaG ACATCAAGCCAACAGTGCCAAGATCTCGTCTTCCTTCAATGGTTCCAAACTTCACTGGCCGACAGAGTGAATGCCAAGAGATCGTGGATCTCGTGAGTTCCGAACATACCCGAATCGTGACGATCTGGGGATCACCCGGATTCGGAAAAACATCGGTGGCAATAGCAGTGGGGCACAAACTGCAGTCTCGAGGCtttcctgtttgttttctttcgtcACGAGGACTCCAGACAAAGGCAGATCTGATATCAAAGCTTTTCAGCCTCGCAAGACAGCCCACCACGAGTCAGAGACCAGTACCTCAGCCTCTGTCGTTAGAAGATGAGTTAATCGAGACCCTCGGCAACATTTCAGATTCCCTTGTATTTATTCTTGATAATGTAGATGATCTACTAGAGAGTGGAATTCCAAAAGTAAAAGAAGACGTCCTGCAACTATTTGAAGAAATTCTCATGCAAAATGAGAAGATAACTCTGGTGGTGACCACACGAGAATCATTTGAGTTTATGAACTTGAATTTCCAAGGTCACAAATCAATAAGAATAAGGCCACTGGATGATGCCTCATCTCATGCTATAGTTCATGAATTGGTGCCAAATGCTAGTCCCGATGACTGCGCAAGAATTGCCCAAATATGTGGGTGTGTGCCTCTTGCAATGATGTTAATGTGCTCTCTAGTTTGTGAAGATGATGTTCAAACAAGTCAGTGTTTGAACGAAATCACTGAGTCCGCAACAGAACGTATCGTCGATATCTTAGACAATCCAGATTATCCAGCTAATCAACGAATAAAGTTGCTGTATGAAAAGTCTTTCCTCCGACTTTCTCCCGCagaaaaagaagcatttgtGTCTTTGTCTATTCTTCCGGGATGTTTTACCACGGATCTCGCCTCAGCTGTATTGAATGTTACGGGAGTGATTGAGACCAAGAAAATGTTGCAGCGACTCCGAAGAAAGTCTCTTCTCGATTCAAACTCCCACTCTGGAAACTTTGCAATGCATAAGCTCCTTCAGTCATTTGCTAAAGAAGCAGGCGAACAGCGTATGGAAGAAATAGTAGCAATTGCAAAGTGCCGTTTCCATGCGTATTTCATTTCTCGTTTCGACAAATTGAACGAGGAGTTTCTAGATTGTCATTCCATGGATGCATTCGTTGCATTTTATGAGGAAAAACAGCTTTTTATAGAAAGCCTGGTGGACGGTTGCACAGATCCCAGGATAGCCGAgaatgttttcaaagttttgataAAAGCAGAAATGTTTCTGGACTCGCTGTTTTGGTGTTCCACAGAATCTTATAATTTTGATAATATCTACGATTCGGCCTTAAAGTCAGCCAGTGCTCTGGGAAATATACATTACCAGAGGCATTTACTAGTTTCTAAAGCTTTTGCTGAAATTACTTGGGGAGCAGAGGGAAATGCAATCCAACTTCTCAAGAAGTCATATGAAGTGGAGTCGACATCTTGTTCAGGTGCTCATGATGAAAGGAGTAAATACTTGT TTATATTTCACATCAGGAAAGCTGCAAAGAACTTCTTTGACACTGACACCCAGCAATTTGTAATCAACCCTGCCCTTCGAATATTAAATGATCTCCAGATAAATTCCAAAAcccctttttctttatttcatttttgcGGTAATGTTATGGCACTTCTGAAGTCAACATTCACAGAAGAGGGAATTGTTGGCGGATCAGGTTTCGAAGAATCAGTCGCACCTCACCAAGCAACACTCGAGCAATTCAAACATAGCTCTTCAGGCCCAGAGGGGAAAGTTGATTCAACCGTGACCTTTCCTTCTCAAGAATGCAACCAGCCTCTCGCAAAGTTCTACCAAGACTTCGGTGAATTGCACCAAAGCAAAAAGAACTACTCAAAGGCTCTATATTTCAAAACGTGCGCTCTTAATATCATATTGAGAACAAATAGACAGGAAGAAAATGCATTCTTAGCCCATAGCTACCATTCACTCGGCGAGACACAGTATTCGCTGGGTGATTTTACTTCTGCTTTCCACTCAGCCAAACGGGCATTGGAAGTGAGAATAAAAGTGTTCGGAGAacatcatgcaagcacagctggtAGTTACAATTTACTCgcggtgacacagcattcgttaggtgattttacctctgctctccagtctgccaaacgggcattgcaagCGAGCATAaaagtgttcggagaagatcatgcacgcacagctgatagttaccatttacTTGGGGTGATACAGAATTCGTTAGAttattttacctctgctctccagtctaccaaacgggcattgcaagtgcgaataaatgtgttcggagaagatcatgcaagcacagctgatagttacaatttactcggggtgacacagcattcgttaggtgattttacccctgctctccagtctgccaaacgggcattgcaagtgcgaataaaactattcggagaagatcatgcaagcacagctgatagttacgaTTCACTCGGGGtcacacagcattcgttaggtgattttacctctgctctccagtctgccaAACTTgcattgcaagtgcgaataaaactattcggagaagatcatgcaagcacagctgatagttacgatttactcggggtgacacagcattcgttaggtgattttacctctgctctccagtctgccaaacgcgcattgcaagtgcgaataaaagtgttcggagaagatcatgcaagcacagctgatagttaccactTACTTGGGGTGATACAgaattcgttaggtgattttacctctgctctccagtctgccaaacgagcattgcaagtgcgaataaaagTGATCGGAGATGATCATgaaagcacagctgatagttaccatttacttggggtgacacagcattcgttaggtgattttacctctgctctacagtctgccaaacgggcattgcaagtgcgaataaaactattcggagaagatcatgcaagcacagctgatagttacaatTCACTCGAGGTGACACAgaattcgttaggtgattttacctctgctctccagtctgccaaacgggcattgcaagtgcgaatgaaagtgttcggagaagatcatgcaagcacagcagatagttacgattcactcggggtgacacagcattcgttaggtgattttacctctgctctccaatctgccaaacgggcattgcaagtgcgaataaatctattcggagaagatcatgcaagcacagctgatagttacgattcactcggggtgacacagtattcgttaggtgattttacctctgctctccagtctgccaaacgggcattgcaagtgcgaataaaagtgttcggagaagatcatgcaagcacagctgatagttacgaTTCACTTGGGGTGAcccagcattcgttaggtgattttacctctgctctccaaTCTGCCAAACGCgcattgcaagtgcgaataaaactattcggagaagatcatgcaagcacagctgatagttacgatttactcggggtgacacagcattcgttaggtgattttacctctgctctccagtctgccaaacgggcattgcaagtgcgaataaaagtgttcggagaagatcatgcaagcacagctgatagttaccatttacTTGGGGTGATACAgaattcgttaggtgattttacctctgctctccagtctgccaaacgggcattgcaagtgcgaataaaagtgttcggagaagatcatgcaagcacagctgatagttaccatttacttggggtgacacagcattcgttacgTGATTTTACATCTGCTCTACAGTCTGccaaacgggcattgcaagtgcgaataaaagtgttcggagaggatcatgcaagcacagctgatagttaccatttacTTGGGGTGACACAgaattcgttaggtgattttacctctgctctcccATTTGCCAAACGTGCAgtgcaagtgcgaataaaacttttcggagaagatcatgcaagcacagctgatagttaccatgaacttggggtgacacagcattcgttag gtgattttacctctgctctccagtctgccaaacgggcattgcaagtgcgaataaaagtgttcggagaagatcatgcaagcacagcggatagttacgattcactcggggtgacacagcattcgttaggtgattttacctctgctctccagtcttccaaacgggcattgcaagtgcgaataaaagt TTTCTTAAAGAATCTTGTtcgtgaccggaaacgagtgtTTGTGTTTTCGTTACACGCAATTCAATATCCGTTCATCGTATGA